In Lacerta agilis isolate rLacAgi1 chromosome 1, rLacAgi1.pri, whole genome shotgun sequence, the following proteins share a genomic window:
- the TMX1 gene encoding thioredoxin-related transmembrane protein 1 isoform X1: protein MAAPSSYSFSSAPRPPSPPPPLPLRLLFLLLVFLAAGPARAGRSRVRSLSDGSWRELLQGEWMVEFYAPWCPACQNLQPEWESFAEWGEDLEINIAKVDVTEQPGLSGRFIITALPTIYHCKDGEFRRYQGPRTKTDFINFISDQEWKSNEPISSWFGPSSFLMSSMSALFQLSMWIRNCHNYFTENLGIPAWGSYAIFAFATLFSGLLLGLIMVFLADCICPSKKHRPLQHHYQRKLPESTQLLQKADEELEEDDLPDAEVEHREPPNALRQRAANPVARAGAEQS from the exons ATGGCGGCTCCCAGCAGCTATTCGTTCTCCTCAGCGCCGCGGCcgccctcgccgccgccgcctctccctctccgcctcctcttcctcctgctcgtCTTCCTCGCGGCGGGGCCCGCGCGGGCGGGAAGGAGCCGAGTGAGGTCGCTGAGCGACGGGTCGTGGCGGGAGCTCCTGCAGGGAGAGTGGATGGTCGAGTT TTATGCTCCTTGGTGCCCAGCCTGTCAGAACTTACAGCCAGAATGGGAAAGCTTTGCTGAATGGGGGGAGGATCTTGAAATTAACATCGCAAAAGTGGATGTGACAGAGCAGCCAG GACTGAGTGGACGGTTTATCATAACAGCACTCCCCACCATCTACCA CTGTAAAGATGGTGAATTCAGACGATACCAAGGTCCACGGACTAAAACGGATTTCATCAATTTCATCAGCGACCAGGAGTGGAAGTCCAACGAGCCCATTTCTTCATGGTTTGGTCCATCTTCCTTCCT gaTGAGCAGCATGTCTGCCTTGTTCCAGCTATCTATGTGGatcagg AACTGCCACAACTATTTCACAGAAAACCTCGGCATCCCAGCCTGGGGTTCCTATGCCATTTTTGCATTTGCAACGTTGTTTTCAGGACTCCTTTTGGGGCTT ataatGGTATTTCTGGCAGACTGTATTTGCCCTTCCAAAAAGCACAGACCGCTGCAGCACCATTATCAAA GAAAGCTACCGGAGTCTACTCAGCTCTTGCAAAAAGCAGACGAAGAACTGGAGGAAGATGATCTTCCCGATGCCGAGGTGGAGCACAGAGAACCACCGAACGCACTGAGGCAGCGTGCTGCAAACCCTGTTGCTCGTGCTGGAGCAGAGCAGTCGTAG
- the KLHL28 gene encoding kelch-like protein 28, giving the protein MDQSSPTYMIANLTPLHSEQLLQGLNLLRQHHELCDIILRVGDVKIHAHKVVLASISPYFKAMFGGNLSEKENSEVEFQCIAEAALQAIVEYAYTGTVFISQDTVESLLPAANLLQIKLVLKECCTFLESQLDPGNCIGISRFAETYGCHDLYLAANKYICQNFEDVCQTEEFFELTHSELDEIVSNDCLNVATEEMVFYALESWIKYDVQERQQYLAQLLHCVRLPLLSVKFLTRLYEANHLIRDDHTCKHLLNEALKYHFMPEHRLSYQTVLTTRPRCPPKVICAVGGKAGLFACLESVEMYFPQNDSWIGLAPLSIPRYEFGICVLDQKIYVIGGIATHMCQGINYRKHESSVECWDPDTNTWTSLESMNESRSTLGVAVLSREIYALGGYDGQSYLQSVEKYIPKVKEWQPVAPMSKTRSCFAAAVLDGMIYAIGGYGPAHMNSVERYDPSKDSWEPVAPMADKRINFGVGVMLGFIFVVGGHNGVSHLSSIERYDPHQNQWTVCQPMKEPRTGVGAAVIDTYLYVVGGHSGSSYLNTVQKYDPISDTWLDTAGMIYCRCNFGLTAL; this is encoded by the exons ATGGACCAGTCGTCCCCAACCTACATGATTGCCAACTTGACCCCTTTGCACTCGGAACAACTCCTGCAGGGCTTGAACCTCCTCCGGCAGCACCATGAGCTCTGCGATATCATCCTTCGCGTCGGAGACGTCAAGATCCACGCCCACAAAGTGGTGCTCGCCAGCATCAGTCCGTACTTCAAAGCCATGTTTGGCGGCAACCTCTCAGAGAAAGAGAACTCAGAGGTGGAATTCCAGTGCATCGCCGAGGCTGCCCTGCAGGCCATAGTGGAATATGCCTACACAGGGACCGTGTTCATCTCTCAGGACACAGTGGAGTCCCTGCTGCCTGCTGCCAACCTCCTGCAGATCAAGCTGGTGCTGAAGGAATGCTGCACCTTCTTGGAAAGCCAGCTGGATCCTGGAAACTGCATTGGAATCTCCCGCTTTGCGGAGACGTACGGCTGCCACGACCTTTACTTGGCCGCCAACAAATACATTTGCCAGAACTTTGAAGATGTTTGCCAGACGGAAGAGTTTTTTGAACTGACTCATTCCGAGCTGGACGAAATAGTTTCCAATGACTGCCTGAATGTGGCCACCGAGGAGATGGTCTTCTACGCGCTGGAATCCTGGATCAAGTATGACGTGCAGGAACGCCAGCAGTACCTGGCCCAGCTCCTGCACTGCGTGCGGCTGCCTCTGCTGAGCGTTAAGTTCCTCACGAGGCTGTACGAAGCCAACCATCTCATTCGCGATGACCACACCTGCAAGCACCTGCTGAACGAAGCCCTGAAGTACCACTTCATGCCTGAGCACAGGCTGTCTTACCAGACGGTGCTCACCACACGGCCCCGCTGCCCTCCTAAAGTGATCTGCGCTGTGGGAGGGAAGGCTGGACTCTTCGCTTGCTTGGAGAG CGTTGAGATGTACTTCCCTCAGAACGACTCCTGGATAGGCCTGGCACCTTTGAGCATCCCTCGCTACGAGTTTGGGATCTGCGTCCTGGACCAGAAAATCTACGTCATAGGAGGGATCGCAACCCACATGTGCCAAGGCATCAACTACCGGAAGCACGAGAGCTCCGTGGAATGCTGGGACCCCGACACAAACACCTGGACGTCTCTCGAGAGCATGAACGAGAGCCGCAGCACCCTGGGGGTGGCGGTTCTGTCACGAGAAATCTACGCCTTGGGGGGCTACGATGGGCAGTCCTACCTGCAGTCCGTGGAGAAGTACATTCCCAAGGTGAAGGAGTGGCAGCCTGTGGCGCCGATGAGCAAAACCAGGAGCTGCTTTGCCGCAGCCGTTCTGGATGGAATGATCTATGCCATTGGAGGTTACGGCCCTGCTCATATGAACAG CGTGGAACGTTACGATCCCAGCAAGGACTCCTGGGAGCCAGTCGCTCCGATGGCGGACAAAAGAATAAACTTTGGCGTTGGGGTTATGCTGGGCTTTATTTTCGTGGTCGGAGGGCACAACGGTGTCTCCCACTTGTCCAGCATTGAGCGATACGACCCTCATCAAAACCAGTGGACTGTTTGCCAGCCGATGAAGGAGCCCCGAACAG GAGTTGGTGCGGCTGTAATTGACACCTACCTTTATGTAGTTGGCGGACACTCAGGGTCATCCTACCTGAACACTGTACAGAAATACGACCCCATATCGGATACCTGGCTGGACACGGCTGGCATGATATACTGCCGGTGCAATTTTGGCTTGACGGCGCTATGA
- the TMX1 gene encoding thioredoxin-related transmembrane protein 1 isoform X2, translated as MAAPSSYSFSSAPRPPSPPPPLPLRLLFLLLVFLAAGPARAGRSRVRSLSDGSWRELLQGEWMVEFYAPWCPACQNLQPEWESFAEWGEDLEINIAKVDVTEQPGLSGRFIITALPTIYHCKDGEFRRYQGPRTKTDFINFISDQEWKSNEPISSWFGPSSFLMSSMSALFQLSMWIRIMVFLADCICPSKKHRPLQHHYQRKLPESTQLLQKADEELEEDDLPDAEVEHREPPNALRQRAANPVARAGAEQS; from the exons ATGGCGGCTCCCAGCAGCTATTCGTTCTCCTCAGCGCCGCGGCcgccctcgccgccgccgcctctccctctccgcctcctcttcctcctgctcgtCTTCCTCGCGGCGGGGCCCGCGCGGGCGGGAAGGAGCCGAGTGAGGTCGCTGAGCGACGGGTCGTGGCGGGAGCTCCTGCAGGGAGAGTGGATGGTCGAGTT TTATGCTCCTTGGTGCCCAGCCTGTCAGAACTTACAGCCAGAATGGGAAAGCTTTGCTGAATGGGGGGAGGATCTTGAAATTAACATCGCAAAAGTGGATGTGACAGAGCAGCCAG GACTGAGTGGACGGTTTATCATAACAGCACTCCCCACCATCTACCA CTGTAAAGATGGTGAATTCAGACGATACCAAGGTCCACGGACTAAAACGGATTTCATCAATTTCATCAGCGACCAGGAGTGGAAGTCCAACGAGCCCATTTCTTCATGGTTTGGTCCATCTTCCTTCCT gaTGAGCAGCATGTCTGCCTTGTTCCAGCTATCTATGTGGatcagg ataatGGTATTTCTGGCAGACTGTATTTGCCCTTCCAAAAAGCACAGACCGCTGCAGCACCATTATCAAA GAAAGCTACCGGAGTCTACTCAGCTCTTGCAAAAAGCAGACGAAGAACTGGAGGAAGATGATCTTCCCGATGCCGAGGTGGAGCACAGAGAACCACCGAACGCACTGAGGCAGCGTGCTGCAAACCCTGTTGCTCGTGCTGGAGCAGAGCAGTCGTAG